CGGTGACCTCCGCCGGCACCGGCTGCATGGCCGCGCTGGACGCCGAGCGTTATCTGGACGGCCTGGCTGACACCGCGGCAGCCGCCAATGCTGCAAGCCAGACCGAGGGTGCCTGAGCATCCGCGATCATCCGCCCGGGACTTGTACAACGGGCGTTGAGGCGCCAGGCTATAGGGGAGGTGGCCGCTCACTGCGGGGCGGCCGGCGCCGCCGGATGCGGCCACTGACCGGACCAGGATCAAACCCATCGTGAGCCCGAAAGAAGAGAGCCATGGCCACAAGCCCACAGAATCCCGCCGTCGTCACCAGGGGCGCCGATGAACAGGCGCGAGTGGACCGCGAGACCGACGACCTCGCGCTCTACTACTACGAAACATGCGCCTTCTGTATTCGCGTGCTGCGTACCATCGAGCGGCTGCGCCTGAAGATCGAGCTACGCAACATCCGGCGCGTACCTGCATACCGCGACCAGTTGCTGGAAGGCGGCGGCGATGCCACCGTTCCGTGCCTTCTCATCCGCAAGGACGACGGCACGCTGGAGTGGCTCTACGAGTCAGACGCGATCATGAACTATCTCGAGGATCACTTCGCCTGAACCGGCGGGCGTGATGCCTCGGAAGGGAGGACCGGCGGTCACGTCAGCGGCCGCCGGTAATCCACGGTCAGCGGCGCATGATCCGAGAACCGCTGCCTGGTGTACACCGAGGCACTCTGCAGCTCCGGGGCCAGCCCCGGGGTGATGACCTGGTAGTCGATGCGCCAGCCTGTGTTGTTGTCCCAGGCCCGGCCGCGATTGGACCACCAAGTGTACTGCTGGCGCTCCGGGTACAGGGCGCGGTAGGCGTCCACCCATCCCACCCCGCCGAAGATCTGATCCAGCCAGTCGCGTTCGTGGGGCAGAAACCCCGAGTTCTTCTGATTGCTACGCCAGTTGCGGAGATCCAGCGCCCGGTGAGCAATATTCCAGTCGCCGCAGATGATGTACTCGCGGTCGTCGTCCATCCACGCGCGGAGGCGCTCCAGGAAATCCTGCATCCACGCCTCCTTGACTCCCTGGCGCTCGGTGCCCGACGTCCCCGACGGGAAGTACAGCGACATCACCGACAGGTTGCCGAAACGTGCCTCGATCAGCCGGCCTTCGGCATCGAACTCTGGCCAGCCCAATCCGTGGATCACCTGGTCCGGCTCACGCCGAGCGTAGATGGCCACACCGCTGTAGCCCTTCTTCTGCGCGGAGTGCAGGTAGACGTGATAACCGGCGGGGTAGAAGGGGTCGGCGGCAAGCTGGTCGGCGTTGGCCTTGATTTCCTGCAGACAGACCACGTCGGCGTCCTGCGCCGGCAGCCAGTCAAAGAAGCCCTTGCGGGCGGCGGCACGGATGCCGTTGCAGTTCAGGGAGATGATGCGCATGGGAATCCGGTGAGGTTGACGGGATCAGGCGCCGCCGGCCCGTAGTCTCAATGACCTTGAGCAATCGTAGAGGACCGTAGGGTGGACCTTCAGGTCCACCTTCCCCGACCCGCAAGCCAAGGTGGCTCATCGAAGCCCGCAATGGTGGACCTGAAGGTCCACCCTACAAGTCCACCTGTTACGGGCGGCGCACCGGACCGATGCACCGCCCGCCCGCGGGCCCAACTTTTACATCCGCTCGTACAGCGCCGCGATGCCCTGGCCGCCGCCGATGCACATGGTCACCACGGCGTAGCGCCCGCCGGTGCGCTGCAGCTCGTACAGCGCCTTGACGGTGAGGTTGGCACCGGTGGCACCGATGGGATGGCCCAGGGAGATGCCGCTGCCGTTGGGGTTGACCTTGTCCATATCCAGTTCCAGGTCACGGCAGACGGCGATGGCCTGGGCGGCAAACGCCTCGTTGATCTCCCAGACGTCGATGGCGTCACGGCTGACGCCGGTGCGCTCCAGCAGCGTGCGCACCGCAGGCACCGGGCCGATGCCCATGTACTTCGGATCAACCGCCGCCACGGTGGCATCCACCAGTCGGCCCATG
The DNA window shown above is from Aquisalimonas sp. 2447 and carries:
- a CDS encoding glutathione S-transferase N-terminal domain-containing protein, coding for MATSPQNPAVVTRGADEQARVDRETDDLALYYYETCAFCIRVLRTIERLRLKIELRNIRRVPAYRDQLLEGGGDATVPCLLIRKDDGTLEWLYESDAIMNYLEDHFA
- a CDS encoding exodeoxyribonuclease III → MRIISLNCNGIRAAARKGFFDWLPAQDADVVCLQEIKANADQLAADPFYPAGYHVYLHSAQKKGYSGVAIYARREPDQVIHGLGWPEFDAEGRLIEARFGNLSVMSLYFPSGTSGTERQGVKEAWMQDFLERLRAWMDDDREYIICGDWNIAHRALDLRNWRSNQKNSGFLPHERDWLDQIFGGVGWVDAYRALYPERQQYTWWSNRGRAWDNNTGWRIDYQVITPGLAPELQSASVYTRQRFSDHAPLTVDYRRPLT